Genomic DNA from Theobroma cacao cultivar B97-61/B2 chromosome 3, Criollo_cocoa_genome_V2, whole genome shotgun sequence:
TACTCAAGGAGCTCGTCATCATCCCTCTTAGAATTAGCAACTAAAGATGCCTTAAGTGGATATTTGGGATGGTTTTCAATAAATACCTCACTAGTGACACTATTTATTGCACTTACTACAAAACATTCATCAGAATCATTAGGAAATATCAAAGctctataaatattgaaaGTTACCTTTTGGTCTTGAACTCTCAAGGTAAGCTCTCCCTTCTCAACATCAATGAGTGCTCTAGTAGTGTGCAAATAGTCTCCTAAGTATGATTGAAACATCTCGATCTTTTTTCATATCAAACACAATAACGTCTACCAAAAAGATAAACTTGTCAACTTTTACAAGCTTATTTTCAACAATACCTCTTGGATATGTGAGAGATAGATCAGCAAGTTGTAGTGTCACACTGGTGGGCTTAATTTCTCCCAAACCCAACTTTCTATAAATTGACAAAGGCATCAGGTTAATACTAGCTCCTAAACCACTCAAAGCTTTAGCAAAAAATAATGCACCAGGATCTTTGAGTGTTAGTGGAACCTTGTTCTGAATGATGGCACTACACTCCTTAGGAAGTGCAGTAGTCTTATACTCACCCAATCTCTTTTTCTTGGCCAAGATGTCTTTTAGAAACTTCACATAAGTAGGCATTTGCTCCAAAGCTTTCATGAAAGGAATGTTGATGTGGAACTTCTTAAATACCTCTAAAAACTTTTGGAATTGACTATaaagcttttgtttttggaaatattgagaaaaggtggtggtggtggggtTCACTTGGCTTCCATTTCTTGAACTTGTTTGTCAAAATTCTCAACAGATTTATCTTGAGTTTTAGCTTGCTTGCTATTACTTCCTACCTCTATTCCGTTCCTAAGAGTGATTGCGTTAACATCTTCCTTACTTTCTCTCATAGGATTAACTTTCATATCACTATGTAAAGTCCCTTAAGGCCTATTGTTGATAGTGTTGGCAAGTTAACCCACTTGTGTCTCAAGGTTTCTTAATGAAGTAGCCTTACTATGAATGAGATAATCAATCTTTGCCATGTATTTCATAAGCAACTTTTCCATAAATGGCTTTTTTTCTAGCATAGGAGCTCTAGCTTAAAGTGGCAATCCAAGAGGGAAGTTAAGCCTTGGAGTTGAAGAACATCCCTTATTATTGCTCCAAGAAAAGTTCGAATGATTCCTCCACCTAGGGTTATAAGTGTTGGAATACGAGTTATTCTACTACCTATTAAGATTCCCAACAAACTAAATTGATTCAAAACTAATTGGACAAGGATCACTAGAATGCCCCTCTCCATAGTTGTCACAAGTAACAAATTGGCTATGAATAGAATGAACCCTTGGAGAATCAAACTTCTTAATCAATGTTGCCACCTGTACAGTCAATGCATTGATACCATCCAGCTCGTGAACCCCAACTACTCTTCTAGGCATCGCTTTCTCAAATGGCCATTGATAGTTATTATATGCCATCTCCTCCAATAAGTCATAAGCCTCATCAATAGACTTTGCCATGAGTGCTCCTCCAATAGCTACAACTATGGTAGTCCGAATCGAACTCAACAAACCACTATAAAATGTTTAGACCTACAGCCACATAGGTAGACCATGATGATGATAACGTTTGAGCAGCTTCTTGTCTCCTTTCCAAGCCTCATACAATGACTTTGAATCTGGTTGCATGAATGAAGTAATTTCATTCCTCATTTTCACTGTCTTGGTGAATGGAAAAAACCTCACCAAAAACTCTTGAGATAGATCATCTCAATTAGTAATGGAGACAATAGGAAGCAAGTTCAACCAATTCTTTTCCATGtctcttaattaaaaaagaaagagtctTAACCTAACTACATCATCAGTGACTCCATTATGCTTGAAACAATCACAGAtctcaaaaaaatttgagatttgagCATTCGAATCATCATTAGCTAAACCCCCAAATGGTACTAAAGTTTGAATCATTTGGATGATCACCGGCTTTATCTCAAAGTTATTAGCTTGAAAGGTTGGCCTTCGAATGCTAGAGTGAAGACCTTAAACCAAAGGAACAAAATCTTTCAAAgatcaattttttattgttactattttctttattattcaGCCATTGTTTCGATGTGAGTTGAAGGTTATGAATTTTCTGTCCAAAGTCTTCAAAAAACCTTTTCCGTTTTtggatcaaaaggaacaatcTCCAAGTTTCTCACTCTTCGCATACAATGACTAAAGGTAtctaaaataaagaaaagaaaaacttgatGTAAGACTAGTTTGCTTGGTACTAATATTTGCAAGAAGTAGGAAAACAATTCCCTAACAACGATGCCAAAAACTAGTTGTTACGATACGCACATTTGCATGGATAAATTTGACAACAAATATTAATGAATGTTAAGGTGCTGCCATGGTATTAGATTGGTATGTTAATGCCTAGATAGTTATGCCTAGGCTAGTAAATTGTTGACATATGTTAGTATGTATGTGTGCTATGTTGTGAGCCACATGGTCGCATTATGTTTTGGATTGAACTGTATATGGGACTTAGATAGTAAGGCCTATTTATGTTATGCAATAAACAACTAATTAGTAGTTGTGCTGCACCATAGGGACTAGGCTAATCAATTGCAAATGAGATCATGACACGTATTCAAAGATAATAGCATATGATGGATAGCTTAATGGGGGATCATTGTGTTTACATACATTGGTATGTGTGAGCATATGATGAATTGATATGGAACTGCTTACGCATGTAAGGTTATTGAGCCATGATTAATTGATATAAAACATGATGTATAAGTTGTTATTAGCATGATGGTCTAAAAGTTTGATTATGATCCATATGATGGGTGAATTTTGAACATTGATTTGATTGAGGTTGAGTGGTGTCCTACCCCTATGAGGTGATGTGATTCTTTGTCAGTCACTTTGGTGCCATGTGTGATTTGAACCTTCGCCAGTTACTTCAGCATAGGGGTGACTTGAACCTCCATCAATTACTTTAGTACCGTGTGTGATTTGAGCCTCCACGAGTTGCTTTGACACATACATGATTTGAACCTCTATCGATCACTTTGGTGTCGTGCGTGATTTGAACCTCTATCGGTCACTTCAATACTGTGCATGATTTGACTCTTTGTTAGCTACTTAAGTGTTAAGCCTAATTTAACTCTCTGTCAGTTGCATTGGCACTAAGCATGATTTGACTCCATCGGCTAGCCAAAAACTTGTCAATTAAAATCCTACTAAGCAAGTATACGTaccgaatagatagtatattagcaagcaAGGTATCAATCCCACAGGGACTTGATATAAAACTttactaaatactaaaattagaacaatttaatcttatccaaacaatcaaaattattaattaactaaaattaaaaccaataagaaaaatcaaagtaataataacttgagaaaatatcaaatcaaataagcctaggattacagtatccctcacacttcatctaaatcttacctctcttccttaacctatttcaatgggttgaattgctaacctagagtcctaaattatttataagggtctcccgactcatcttataaaaatatctattttaaccaaaacactattaccctatgtgaattgaaattaaaacatactcattaagttcaggctctaatctagctacatatggcctataggtatatccctatcctatacgcaaatcaattaatatgatcatatgctatcccaattttaatttactctcaactccctttcccaagtttgtttaggttcctagatcaatttaattggtggccaagcaattaaaagcattaagaacaaattggaataaacaattaaaatcccattaaagataagtaagaaagagattaaaaatttagactacatgtagttcaattgcaatcctagaaaaagaaatttagctactcataattgcaaaataaaataacattgtataaaattcaaccattgaaagtatcaagaaagataaaagctaaggaagaaaacaaaacaatattttccgCTTTGATATCCAAGTTTCAGCCTGAACTTGtaacttcttgaatctctcaaaGTTGTCTGTCTAATGTTGTTAAACTTAtcttatttatactaatagactaaacctaaagttccttaagctgacctagggtttaattgggcttaaaagtgtaataaaaggcccaaaaatcaattatcagtctttacaaattttcattcccgGTACAGTACATCTGGCCATTTTCTGacacaattttctctatcCTCAAAGcagaactgggaaaagtaATCTTCATAAAAGTTTTAGCTCTGTCTCTCAGATTtccaatggtccaagaatcGCATCATTTAGAGTTTTATAGATCaagatatggtcaaaatactgAAGTATGTGCAAGCAGATTCTGGGTCTTTCAACACTTTACTTTCCAAAGTTAAGCCCAATCTCTTTTAAtcctacaaaaaatataaaaactaataaataataaacaattaaagaaataacataaaattaaaataattaacttaaaagtaacctaattattaaaaaactaaaaataagtaaattataattgaaatttgaggacttagctaatatttaataacaaaattggaataaaataattccataaaatagaattatcacacccccaatcttaagattttgctagtctcgagcaaaagaaaatcataaaaagaaaactaaacataaaaaaatctttgaacAAGAGATAGAAATACTACATCAtgattttccaatttttcctCAGAAATTAACTCCAATTCCAACTTAAGGTAACATATAGCTAATTCTTAAAttcatgcatcaattcaaatgaaaacttatttttcgaATGGACTTcccatgtgtgtgtgtgaatactctcttacaaagaatatcataCAATTCGGATTACTTTATGCCAAATCTAAGCATAGATTAGTACTAAAATcccataagtttgcttttcatctctctctccactaatgttgATCAACACTTATTCAAGGATCAATAGAtctttatcaagcttgtaatgtaaggctagggtcagggtatgataaaggatatatttaggctcaaattcaccctaagCACTTAATCAATCTAGATTGTATAAAGagctcaaaattttttttttttcgtatAGCACCCCCAAACTTGAAGTAACTTTCCTTTGTACaacacatttatttcttttattttcttttcttcttttttttttaaccccCAAACTACTTTTGCCAATTATAAACTAGGGCTAATTGTACTAACAaccatcacttttttttttcttttttttcacctttctCTCTCAATTTATCTTTAAGCTCAAACCATTCTttagaaagattaaaatacttagagggtgaaaggttcaaaatgctggacttaattaaacaggCCAAGGCTAATATAACTGNACTACTTTTGCCAATTATAAACTAGGGCTAATTGTACTAACAaccatcacttttttttttcttttttttcacctttctCTCTCAATTTATCTTTAAGCTCAAACAATTCCttagaaagattaaaatacttaaaggGTGAAAGGTTCAAATTGCTGGATTTAAATAGACAGGTCAAGGCCAACACAAGTGTGTAATTACAtagaaaaggtaaattaggctcaaaaaggATGACAAAGGATAAATATAACAAGGTAGGCTCAAAAAAGCTTAAACGATCCAAAGATTGCCTAAATCACTTCCTATCCTAAGTGTTATCTAAGATTTCGGctcgagagagaatcaaacaaattctagaattcttgACTTCGCTATACtttttcatcaacataaactttcTCTAAATCACATAAAAATTCTAAGTAAAAGATTATAATGCCCAAATTATTTGGAAGTCACATTCTAAAATAAGGCTAACACAAGAATATcacaaattttaaatcataaCTATATGCTTCTTAAAAGTtaagaatcaaaagataattagAATATCATCCTAGGATTGGGACAATCAAGAATAAGATATAactatctcaattttttttttcaaaacatgtaaataaaaacaagcaaaatactaaaaataaactaacaaaattcTAAACCACCCCCCCAAAATTGGAACAAACATTGTCCTCaactttataaaggaaaataaaagaaaaggacaaGAATACTCCCTTAACTCTGAAGCTGCAGTCTACATGTCCTCCTTATTGTCACCACCCATCATCTACTCTTAGCAACAAAGCATTCATCAATTATATATGCAGCAAATGAAAAGTTCATGAATCCATTATATGGGTAACAAGAAATTGGCActaatcttcaaaatttttagcaCTCTAAGCATTAATCATGAGAAAGTTTGAAAAACTCATTAACAAACATGCACAATTGACTAATTCAAGgttcaaaaattataaagtttGCCATTAACACCAACTACAACCTTTCTCTACACAACATAATTGAAAACCAAGTGTTTGGAGGAGTACTTACCTTAGGAGTGCAagattttaaatgaaaaataaaaatcaaaaaaattcaagtaaaaagaaaatgcaaaaaatttgagtgaaaaagagaaaacagaGGAAGGCAAGAGATTGGTAGGAGGAGGAAGAATGGGAGTGGGGATGGTggctgaagaagaaaaaaagtgaaagaaaaagaaaaaaaaaataagacacacaaaatttttcacccGAAGCATTACGTTTCGCGGTACTCAACCTTTCTGTTTTAGGGCCATTGTTTAGCACTGCGGCCCTCCTTTTGAGGGCCGCGACGCTGAAACATTCTGTTCCAGCGACTATTTTTTTGCTTCATTGAGCGCCATGGCTCTCCCTTTGAGGGTCGTGGCGCTGAAACATTTTGTTTCATGTGCCTTGTTCTCCTCATTTCAAGGTCGCGGCTCTCCCTTTGAGGGCCATGGCTCTgacccttttctttttaattttttttgacaaattaCTTGCAAAATggaacataaaaaaattagtaaattaaaaaaaataaattctaactaaattaaaaaaataaattcccTTTGAGGTCCAGCCATTTTCCAACgtgattttctctatcttcgaTGGAGAACTGGGCAATGTGATcttcatgaaagttgtagctctgtctCTCCGCTGtccaatggtttaaaaattggatcatttggagttctgtaactcaagatatggtcaaaatactgAAGTATGTGCAAGCAGATTTTGGGTCTTTCAACActttactttccaaaattaagcctaaTCTCTTTTAGtcctacaaaaaatataaaaactaataaataataaaaaaattaaaagaaataacataaaattaaaataactaacttaaaagtaacctaattataaaaacaactaaaaataagtaaattataattgaaaattcaggacttagctaatatttaataacaaaattagaataaaataattctataaaatagaattatcagcTGGCCACCATATGTGATTTGAATATGTCCATGGAGGACCACTCATTGATTCTGctttgattatgatgatatgatTGTAAATAGCATgctatattatttgattatgtgATTATTGATGCATAAATGAAATGTCTTAATATTTGATGGGAAAGCTTCGAGGTAAGcaacttaaatttgaatttcgaTGTTGTTTTCCATGTGCAAAGTGCTACCTATGGAGCTTAGTTTGGTAATGGTTTTCAAGGTAAGCGTTAATTTAATATGCATGGTTTACGGAGACATAAATGCAATGGGTTATGATAGTAGTTAAGTCATTTGATAGGTGATCACGGCAAAACTCAATATAATGAGATGTGTGTGTAGGGATATTTAAGATGATCCTCATCCCTTTAATCTATTGGAGATGTTTGGAAAATAATGTTTTGTTATGACTAGTTTATGTGTGTGTATGCTATGATGCTTATGTTTAGCTCCTACTCACTAAGTATTAGATTATTCACCCATTATTTGTATTATGTGTAGATAAGTAGGCTTCGAGATTTATGTGGCTAGCGTCGTCTCTAGATAGACAACTTTGGTAGTGGTAGGCATTCTCCGTTTAATGTGTCCAATCCACTAAGTTTGAATTTCAGGTCATTTTTACTTctagttttcaattttagaattatgttatatttcatataatgtAGGCCCTGTGTTGTGATTATTTGTTTAAGGGTTGTATAGGATAAACCCGTTAATGTTAGCCAACGTATGGCATGAGAATATTATGTTTAAGTATTGTGTTTGAACTAAGTGCCATGGAGTAATGTTTATAAACTTGAAGCCATCTTATTAAATGAATATGTGTTGGTTATGAAAACCTATGGATATGTATATTACGCTTGAATTGGATCAATATTTCTAAGGCTTGCTCGGGTTTCATGAGCTTTGCCCGCTGGACTcgtgcaccggtcatggcccccGGGTTTGGGTCGTAAcaaattggtatcagagcaagcCTAGGTTCTAAAGTGTCCTAGGTAATTTTGTGTATGTAAGTGAAGTATCAAGATTAGTGTAAAGTTTAGTTCATGGTTTGAGACTATAGCACAAGTCATGAGCGAGAGGCCACATGAACTTTCAAGCCCTTAGTGAGCTAACCCCTTTTTGAGTcataaattttggaatttaGAATATGGTGTTTGCTTCATCTAGGTACAGGATACTACCTACGACAAAAGTGAACTTAAGGGCCACGAGGTGAGCAAGATTCCTTAAATGAGCCTACTAAAAGACCACGAGTGTCTTCATCCAAAAGTCATGGGAAAGACAGAGCCACCAAGTGTGCCAGAGATCTGGATCCTAGCGAAATGTATCTTGATCACGGTTTTAAGGGAGCTAAGGATGACCATCCAAATGAAGGAGACATTAGCTTAGAAAATTTTGCAGTAAGGCTACAAAGTTTGGCTCATGAATTTGTGAAATTTCGTAGTAGAAGCGAGGCACATTTTAAAGAATGGGTCGAATCTTGTTCGCAAGACTCAAAGTATGTGCCTCATGTTGAGAATTAAATTAGGGTTATTAAAGTGACCTTAGcagattttatgaaacttaaACCCCCATTGTTTACTAGATTGGATGTGAAAAAAAATCCATAGAGGTTTTTGGAAGATATGGAATTCATATGTACTACACTAGGATACTCCACTTATCAATCAATGAAATTGCTGGGATTTACACTAATGATGTAGCCTGAATATGGTTTATGTCCTTTAAGAGAGGTAGACCATCTAGATCAGCTCAATGACATGGGAAGAATTTGTTCAAGCTTCTCTTGACCACTTTTTCCTTAAGAGTGTGAGAGACGCCAAGGCACAAgagttcaaaattttaattcaaaccTTAGACATGTTGGTGACGGAGTATGACGTCTGATTCACCCAATTATCTAGGTATGCTCCTGACTTAGACCTAAATGAAGGGAAATATGATCAAAGAGGTTTGTTAGAAGGTTGATCAAGTAACTTTTTCGAGTTATTGCCACCCAAGGATTTACTTCCTATTGTGCAATGGTGCATGCAACCAGACTAATTGAGGCTAGGAGAATGGAAACTATGATGGAAAGAAATAGGAGTCGAAAACCTCAAACATGAGGCCAACAAGGCCAAAGGGATTCTAATGTCACTAGAAGTCCAATTATTGTTGGTCGTTAAGGCCTAGAAGGAACCATTACGACGCACAGTCTGCCACAAAGTAGTAATTCTTTTAGTCCACCTTCTAGACAAAAGCAAATTAATAGAGCT
This window encodes:
- the LOC18604528 gene encoding uncharacterized protein LOC18604528 yields the protein MPTYVKFLKDILAKKKRLGEYKTTALPKECSAIIQNKVPLTLKDPGALFFAKALSGLGASINLMPLSIYRKLGLGEIKPTSVTLQLADLSLTYPRGDYLHTTRALIDVEKGELTLRVQDQKVTFNIYRALIFPNDSDECFVVSAINSVTSEVFIENHPKYPLKASLVANSKRDDDELLEYVNMLDASSWILRA